The DNA segment ATAAAACCGAGCTGTTTTTTAGTGTAAACCCTGAGCATTAGGATAATCTGTTCCAAATCTTTATTTCTCTTGACAATTTCTTGGGCTTGAACTAGTTGTTCTAATATTTTTATAAATAGTTCCATCGAAATTGCAAGGGTTTCAAGCTGACACTCTAAATTTCTGAAAAGTTCTCCTAATGTTTGTGGTTCATTATTGATACGATTGATATAGCTTGTAAGGTTATAAGCAAGGAAAGATAGAGTAATCCTAGCAATGAGTGCTTCGTAAATTCTATTTTCTTCTTTACCAAATTGGAAATACTCTCGCAAATCTTTATATCCTTGTTCAATATTCCATCGTTTTTTATAGGTATTAATAATTTCAATATCTGATAAATTTATATTTGTTGAAACAATTGGAATAAGATTATCTTTTGTTTTTATAAAAACTATTTTAATTCTACCAAGTGTTTTATGTGTAGTTGTAGTTAGGCATAAGAGTATTTAATAGAATTATAGTTACCTAGTTTAGAAGATTTATGACTTTTTACTCGAGTGTACAGTCTTTCAAGTGTTTTATATTTTCCTATAAATTGCCAAATTCTATTTGATTTTGATAATCTTGCAATTACATCAAGATCTTTTTCTTTTATTTCATAAATAAAATTTGGTTTGGCATACCAACTATCAACAAGTAAATAATCTGCATATATTCCAGATTTTAATACTCTATTTACCATTTGAAGAGCTAAATTATTTTTACTATTATTACCTTCAACTCTTCGTTTATAAAGCATTACTTTTATGATGAAAATAGTTTTCATTAACATTTACAATTTGATTTTTGTTGTAGTTAATAGAAAAATCTAACATCATATCAGTATAACAATCACTATAATTTAGTGATACAATATTCAAACCTTTTACAGTTCTATGTTCCTTATTATTCCAAAGATTTCTACAGCTTCCTTCTATAAATTTTCCTCTTTTAATTTCAACTGTGTCATCAATAATTAATACTCTAGTATCAGCAGCCTTTTGAAGTATATGAAGTTTTGAGATTAATTTTACAGAACTTAATAGTAATAGTTTTCTCCAATTGTATTTTTCATTTTTCAAAAGTCTATAATAAACATCTTTTTTGAAACTATCATTACTATACTTCATAAAAGTTGATATTTTTTTATTAATAATAAACATATATAAAAATTGAAGTGTTATAAGGTAAGGTGAAACACCAATATCCCTTTTGATAAAGTTGCTTTGTTTCAAGATAGAACTAAAATTTATATCCTTTAGAACTGTAAGTATTGGATTTTTTAACACTCTTCTCATAGCAGTTTGGATAAAATTGTCAAGTTCCATAAAAAAGCCTTTTATAATAGTGTTTTGGTAGATACAATTATATCAAAAAGTGCCTATTTATGGGATTTAATGAAGCTTTTTTATATAGAAATTTATGATTTACTATGTGCGAAAGTTGAGTAAATAAAAGCTTTTTACCATCTTAACAATTTAAATAAAAAACTTTTTTGAAAAATTTGATTTACTGTAGACATATTTATTTTATTGTGACTTATTAGCTCAAATATTTAAATTATTTGAGCTAATTTTAAAAAAATCTATTTATTTCTAGGATAAGCTGTTGCTGTAAACTTAGTTGTATAAACTGTTCCTACAAAAGCATAAGTCCATGATTCTGTAACTTTAATATCAGTTATAATATCTCCATTAGCTTGACCTTTTAAAACATCGTAAGCTTGTTTGTGTCTATCATTAACTCCTATTGGAATAAACAATAATAATTGAAATCCACTAGCTTCACCAGAAATTGTTCTACCTTCACTTTTTTTATCAGCATAAAGCTTAGGATCTACACTATCAAAAGTTACAGGTTTACCCGAACAACCAGTAAAATAAACCGCAAATACAAATAGTAATATTACTTTAAAAATTTTATTAAACTTCATTATTTTATCTCCCTAATTGCATCACCTGTAATAGTTACACTTCTATTTGTTCCAATTAACCACCAATACCAATCTTCACTATATGTTACGTTTATTAGACCCGTTGCTCCTGGGACACTTCTAATTGCATCTGCATAAGCTCTTTCTGTTCTATCATTTAATCCAAGTGGAATAAAATAATATGCTGTTGCTAATGCTGCTAATGAACCATTCCCATTACCCTTTGCTTTTCCTAATATCTCATATTTCTCAGGTTGTTTATTTTCTATTGTTACTTCTTTTGAAGAGCAACCACTTAAAATAAACATACTTAAACCAATTAGAGAAAAACTAACAATTTTTTTACTCATACTATGTTTCCTTATTTATTTGATTTTTGCTTTTATATTTTTTTGTAGTTAATACAATTCATCCTCCCTTCTAGAATAGAATCATATTAATTTTATTTCCCACATAATGTCTAAATGTTTTTATTAGTCGAAATCTTTTAAAAGATTTCAACGAATCTTTTATAAAGATCTTTTAATTTTGAAACTCCTTTTGGTTGTAGTGGAGTTAGAATCATCTCTTCTTTTGGTGGTTTTGGTTTTTCTTGCTGTTGATTATTATTATTTTGAATAGACCTATTAATTAGCAAAGATTTATTTGAGTCTAATTCTATTCTATCATCAAAATTTACAATATAATTTATTGAGCCTATTGAAGAAGAGATAATAGATTCATCAAGATCATTAAAGCTATTTTTATCTTCAATTGGGTTTTGAATAACGATAGGAATACCTTCAAATATTTTATTAGCTAACTCTTTAATACCTTTTAGTTTTGATAATCCACCTGTAATTATTATTCCCTCTTCTAAATCACTAATACATCCAGAGTTTTTGAGTTTATTTTTTAGAATAACTAGTAACTCCTCTACTCTTGCATGAACTATTGTTTGTATATTTGAAAGATTTATACTATCAATATTAGATTCAACTTTTAATGTGCAATCTTTATTATCTAATTCATTATAGTTAGTAAGAAGATTAGAGTATTGAAGTTTAATATTTTCAGCATCACTAGAAGAGATATTAAGCATCATCACTAAATCATTAGTTATATTTTGTGAACCAATAGCTATAAAATCATTAAATAAAAAAGTTGCACCTTTTATAGCAATTATTTCACTTGTTTGTGATCCTAAATCTAAAACAGCTATACCTCTCATTCTTTGTTTTAAATTAGTCAAACTAAATAGAGATGAATAAGATTTTAAAACAAAGTTTACATTAAATATATCTAATCTTTGAAACATATTTTTAACATTAGCTAATAGATTTTTTTTAACAACAATAATATTTACATAAACTTCAAGATTATTTCCAGCTTGACTTAATGGATTAACTGTTTGAACGCCATCAATAATAAATAGTTTAGGAATTAGCTGAATCATCTCATAATCATAAGGAATAGATGCGTTATACATACAAATTTGTAAAAGTTGATTTATCTCTCTATTAGTAACTAATCTATCAGGTATATTAATTTTTCCAGAGCTTTTAATATTCAAAGAGTCTTTACCACACAAAGATACAACTGTTTTATTAATTTCAATTGAGTTATCTTTTTTAACTGTTTCAACAGAGTTTTTAAGAGCTAAAAATAGATCTTCAATATCAACAATAGTCCCTTTTTTTATACCTAAGCTTTGTGTAGAAGATATATTAATAATATCTACTTGTTTATTGTTATTTGTTGCAATAACTGATGTGATATTTGAAGATCCCATATCAACAGCTAAAATTGTTTCTTTCATAGTTTTACCTTAATATATTTATAGGGTGAAACTATATAGATTTAACTGGTCATATTTTGTCTAAATACTAATTTTAGGTATCTTTTTCTGAATTTTCAGTAGATATTTTCTCTTCAAAATACTCTTTGAACCAACCATTTACTAAACTCATCTCTTTATCTTGAAGATCTTGATTATATTTACTTTTAGATTGAAATATTTTATTATCTTGTATTTCAACTGCAAATTTAATTACACTATCTTTGAAAAAACCATATACAATTGTTTGTTTCTCTTTAATTATTCTGCAATATCCTGAGAGACAATTTTGAAGTTTATTCGACCAATCATAAAGCTCTATTCCATTTGTTGGTAGTTTTATCTCATAATCTAAAATATTTGTGCAAGCTTTTAAAAATTTATCATCAAATTCAAATGTTGTATCAAAATCTTTTTTAGTTAAAAGCATTTGATGATATTTGATTATATCATTATGAATATTTTCTTTTTTACATTTACTAAGTACTAAATCTTCAGCATCATTAGCTATTTCAAAAAATATCAAAACTGAGTCATTTAACCAAAACATTTCCGCTTGTTTATAAGAAATAAAAAGTTTTTCTATTTGTTTCTCACTAAAGTTTTTAGTTAAGAATTTAATAAATTGGCATAAATTTGTTGGATGATTTATGTACTCTCTATGCAAATAAAAATCTAGATTCATCATTCTATTTAAAATATTTATATCTTTTATATTTCTAGTAATCGAGTAAATATAAACCAAATCATAAGATTTATATTCTTTCATCTGAAATTTGTAATTATCAAATACTAATTTCTTTAATGATTTCTCTTTTCTATAGTTCATAACAAAATCAAGTGCTTTAAGTATGGTAAACTTTTCATCTTTAGGTAGTATTTCTACATTTTTCCATTTAAAGAATTCTAAATCTAAAAGATTATTATGTTTTATAAAATAACAATACTCTTTTAAATTTGATGTTTTTAAGGCTACTTTAGAATTAAATGCATATTTACAATTTTTTAATTCTTTTAATATACTTTTTTTATACTCAGTCAAATAAAAATTTCTATTAATTAAATCTTCTTGGGAAACATATTTATAAAACATTATCTCTTTTTCAGTTAATTCACCATTTAAATTAAAATTAGTGTGTAGCTGTTCTTTATAGTTTCCAAATTGATCTATTTCTAATTCAAAAATATCTTTATCTGTATAAATTATTTTATTACTTGCTAAATCTACTGTTTTTGGGACTTTAATTTGGAAAGCAGCTCTTATTATCTTATTATTTTCATCATAATATACATTTGGCTTTAAATACAAAATAAAATCTTCATCAAATAACTCATAAATTGGTTCATACCAACTGTGGTTATTATTATAAAAATTTGCATTACAAAAAAATTCATTTTCACAATGCAAACAAATATAATCTAAAATACCCTTTTGTTCTTTAATTATAATTTCATTATGTCCACAACTACAAACATAGCAATCAATCTCATAAGGAAGCTCTATTTGTGAAAATAGATTTCTCACACTATTTATATTTAGATTTAAATGCCAAGATAGAGTGTTCATTTTTGTATTTCTTGTAATTCCCTATTTTTAGTTAATATTTTAAACTGATCAATTATTTGATCATTTCTTATAAGTTTAATCCATTTCCAATCTGTAAAAGCGACATCACCTGAATTAACTTGGGTTGAGCAAGTTATTATATCTGCATCTTGTTTTTGGCTAAGAAGTTTTCTGTATCTCAATGTTATTTTATTAGTAGTTTCTTCTTCTCTTAACCATCTTTCAAGATCAGAAATATCTATATCTTTTGTTTCAACTCTTTTAACTTTTGCAGGGTCATTGTGATCCATCTCTGATATTGGAATGTCCATATCAAAAACGTTATATTTTGAATATTTATAGTAATTATCCTTAGAAATCATATTAGTGATTTTAGCTTTAGCATTTTCAGCCCACACAAAAGCTATTTTTGGTTTGTGTGATTTTTGATTTTCCATAATTTTTACCTTGTGATTATTTTTAAATTGATCAAATATTCTTAGATAGATATTTAATCATCGTTATCTCATCTTTGGCAATTGCAAAATGTCCATTAGAATGAACAAATTCCATATTATTATCTTGTTTTAATGCTTTACCATTTAGTTCAAAAGAACCAACAGTTTTTGAAGGTACTTTTACTTTCCATGTATTATCATCTTCATCTTCCCAAACAACTGCTTTTATAAATGGCATAGTAGTTCCATTTATATAGCTTGTCCAATAGGGTGTAAATTCACTTAATTCAATAATTTTTGGGTTATGATTAAAACTAAAAGAACTATTTATAATATCTTTTGCTTTTATCATCCCCTCTTCCATATCTTTCATTGATAAAATTACATTTTTTGCAAAATCAACAGCTCTATAAAATTGTTGATTTTGTTCTTCTGATAATAAATTTCTAGTGTTATAGCATTTAATTAAAGATGAAAACTCAAATGGTTTTGCCTTCTCAATTCCAACATCATTTCTATCAACTAAATCAATAAGTTTAGAAATTTTCGGATATTTTTCACTTAAATCCAAATATTCCCAAATTAAACCAGCTGAACTTTTTCCACCTTTAAACTGATGATGATCAAAATATTTTATTCCATCATATTTTTTACTAATATCTATTACAAAATCATATTTAGAGAAATCATTAGTATCATGGTCAATTCTTTCAACTTCTATTTCATAATCAGTAAAAATTTGTAAAAGTGCAATTGCTGTTACTTCATCTGCGTGGAAGATTTTATTGTGAGTAGCTATTAGTTTTTTCATATTATTCCTTTATAAAATTTATGAAGAATAATATTGATAGATTTTGACATATTATGTCAATTGTCATATTAAATAAATTTTATAACTGATTTAATATTGATTCTTTAATTTTTTCCTATTATAGATTCTCTTACTAGGTTTTACCCTATTAGTAGGATTAAAACCCCATGTAATTCGTTGTTTGATTTGTGATTTTTTTAGATTTATTTTGATTTTCATAAGTAATACCTCTTTAAAATTTTGAGAATATTATCTTATGATTTAGACATAAATTGAGAAATTATACTTTTAAATACTCTTTTAATTCATTTTCAATACTATTTTTTAGACTTAATGGTTCAATTACTTTAACATAAGGTATCCATTTTTTTATCAATTCTACTACCTCTATTTCTTGTGTAACTGAATATTTTATTAATAAATTTCCATTTTCTTTCTTTTCAATAATCTCTTGTGATGATAAATAATTTTTAGAACTAAAATAAAAAGCTTTTTTACTAACTACCTCAATGATAACATCAATCATTTTTGATTTATACCCTTTAACATATCTACTAAAAGGAGTTTGTGAATCTTTAATAAATTGTTCAATTTCTGGATCTAGAATAAATCTTTTACCTAATTCTTTTATATCTAGAATTCTTGATATTCTATATGTACTATATAGATATTCATTATCTACTGCACACCCTACATAAAAGTTATCATTCATAAACAAAATTTTATAAGGTTTTACTTCTATTTTCATTACATTACCACTCATCTCTTCATATTCAAAATATAAAGTTTTTCTATCTTTTATATTTTTCTCAATAATATGAAAATACTCCATATCTTTTTCAATATGTTCAAATGGTCTATTTTTAAATTCATAAATTTTATTTTTTTCTTTTGCTTTTTTATTTAATATAGCTTTATCTTCTTCACTAATATCAAAACTATCAAACATATTACTTCGCTGAGCAATAGTAAAAGTTTGAATCATTAGTGAAAGTGCTTCAGGATTTAAAAAATTATCAAACATCTTTTTACCCAATGATTTATAACAACCTTTTTCTGTAGTAATTAATTCAAATGCTCTTGGAAAATGAGATTTTATAATATCTAAATCTCTTCGAATACTTTTTTCTGACATAGGTTGTGGAATACCCATTTTATTTTTAGTACTTTCATTAAACCATAGCTTGTCTAATTCTGAACCATTATAATCATAAGCATCTTGTGCAGCTTTCTGCAATCCTTCAATACAAATTTTTTCGCCATTATTAAATCTGTTAATAAGTTCTAATACTCTTCTTGTTTGTTTAGTTTCTTCTTTAACTGATTTATTTCGTTTGTATTTTTGTTTAGGATGATCAGGTTTATTTGGAAATCTTTCTAATAAAAGTCCATAATCTACCATTTCATCTATAGTCATTTGAAAAGAATCTAAATCATCATCTATATTTAAGTAATCAAATATCTCTTTAGTAGTTTTTAATGTTGTACAAAACTCAAGAATTTTTTCTTCTTGTTCATTTGTTTCTCCAAAATCTATATTTTTAAAATCTTCTATATTGTATTTGTATTCCATTATTTTGATTCCTTTTTATTAATTTCTTTTAATATTTCTTTTATTGCTTCAAACCATTTAATAATATAGGTATTATTTGGATCTTTAATTGTATTTTTTTGACAATATTTTTGAATTTCCGTCTCATCTTCACCATGAGCCTTATAATTTCTAGTGCATATAATTTCACTCAATGAAGTATCTAAAGTATGGATGCCCAATTTATCATTGCAAATATCTTTTATTTGACTAAATCCTGATCCATGTGTTCCACCATAATATTTAATTAAAAACTCAATGATGTTATAAAACGACAATATTACTAAATTTATTTTCTTTTCCAGATTACTATTCAATAAATTGAAAATACTTTCTACCTGTAATTTTATAGAAATCATATATTCATCTGAGGATCTTTTTATTATGTTGAAATTTAAAATTTCTTTTTGAGTACTCCAAATATTTTTCATGTAAAAATTTTTTTCAGCATTTATTAATAGTTCAGATAATTTTTCAATATTTTCTTTTGTTGAAAAGAATCTATTTTCCATATGATCTTTTTGAATATATCCAACTATCTTGTTTTCTTTATAAGCTTGTTCAAGAATATCACTTCTAGTGGTTGCACTTAACATTACTACTTGAATACCTGGATTTAACTTTGTATCTAGTGATGTACATTTTATTTTATTTAAAAGTTTTATTCCCGAAATATCTTCAGGATTAGTTTCTTTTTTATGGTCGATAACAACTAATCTCATATCCAAAATTATTAGATCTGGTTTTTCTTCAAAAATAATATTTATTATATTTTCTTCTATATCTTCATAATTTTTATTCTTAAACTCAAAAGGCAGATCTTTAGATATAGTAAAGTTTCTTTTCTTTTTAAAATATTCTTCAAATATATCTTCCCAGCCTTTATCAAGTTCATCATCAATAATCATTATCTTTTTTTCTGATGTAGCTTTTTGTTTAACAATTTTTAAACTAGGAGGACACTTGACTTGTTTCTTTTCTTCTAAAATATTAATATCATCTTCAATTTGATGTAACTGTTGCAAATATTTAAAATATAAATGATTAGATATTTTAGCAATAGTATTGTTGATAGATTGAGAATCAGTTATTCCTAATTCTTTTGCCCATTTATAAATTGCCCATTCATTTGCTATACTATGGTTCGTGGAGTTTTCGGGAGATTCAATATTTATTAAATCTAAAAAATCTTTTTTATAATTTATTTCATTAAATTTAGAAAAAGTTTTGTTTTTATATTTTTCAATAATTAACAAATTATTTGGCTCTACATATACATTTTTTGTAAAAGTTATTCTGGACATAGGTTCTATTTTATTTAAACCACAGGTATTTAAATCACTTAATATCACTATAGGAATAAATTTTTTTTCACCTAACTCTTGAGATAATCTAATATGATATGCTACTCTAAGACCATATAGCTCAAGATAATTCAATGATAAATTGTCTTTAATAAATATCATATTAAAATTTTTAGTTTTAAGGTCCTCAACTATAACTTTTGATATATAGTCATCTAGTTTATTATAATCACTACTTAAATAATCAAAGTGAATTATATTTTGAGATTCAAATTCTCTACTAACACTTTTAGAAATATTGTCATTATGAATTAAAATTTCATTATTCATAAATAATCCTATTGATAATGTTTAATAGATTATCTTTTATAACTTTTATTTGAGATAAGTTGATTTCATAATTATTTATTATAACATCATTAAATATTGATTTGTAATTTTCATGGTTTAAAATTTTTTTTATTTGATGAAAAAAGTCATCTTCAAATTCATCAAAATCCTCTTCAAAACTTTCATCACTATCTTCAATCAAAATATTAAGTTTTTCAAGGGTATTAAGCAATATATTTAAAGACCAGTTTTCACCATAAGCAAGCATTAAAATATGACTATCTTTTGGATACTTTTCTAAAAATATTGAAAGGTTACCATAAAGACTTTTTGCTGTTACCTCTAGCATATTATTTTTAAAAGTGCCAATATCTCCACCACCAGAAAAAATTACTAAAGACTTATTACTACAATAGTTTTTTAACTGCTGAATAATATTTTTTTCTTCATATTGAATACTCGCATGAATGATGACAGTATCAAAAGCATCAAGTTCGTTAAAATTATTCAAATATTTATTGCAGTTATCTTTACCGAAAACTGCTTCTATATTATCGTATTTTGTAAAATCAATGTTAGACTGTTTTAAACTATCACGATCTATTTTATCTTCTAGTAAAATAACTTTTTTCATACATAAAACCTTAAAATATGTGTAAACCCTTCTATTTCATTTTCAATTGGATAAGAATGTGGTTTATTATTATCGATTTCTTGATATAAGTAATCTATTTTATATCTTTTTTCGTCAGAGCAAAATGTTTCAATACTCCAATCACAAACTGATCTCAAATTTTCATAAATTCCTTTAAATCCACTTTTATTAATAGCTTTTACCAAATCATCTACATCACTTTTAGAAGTAGAACCAATATGAATAATTTTTAAAACTACTGTATTAGTCTTTTTATCTGGCTCAATAATAACTTTAACTTCATTCCCTCGATCAACTCGATCATTGATTTCTGATAATATTGTACTAAGTGCAAATTCTAATCTTTCTACATCAGTAAAAATATTTTCATGATCAACTGTTTTTATTTGTTCTAAATCAAGTTTAAAATCATACATATTTTCTTTTCTTAATTTAGTAAATTTTTTTAATAGTTTTAGATCTTTACTATCTTGCTTA comes from the Aliarcobacter cibarius genome and includes:
- a CDS encoding transposase; translation: MLLCLTTTTHKTLGRIKIVFIKTKDNLIPIVSTNINLSDIEIINTYKKRWNIEQGYKDLREYFQFGKEENRIYEALIARITLSFLAYNLTSYINRINNEPQTLGELFRNLECQLETLAISMELFIKILEQLVQAQEIVKRNKDLEQIILMLRVYTKKQLGFMCES
- a CDS encoding transposase, whose protein sequence is MKTIFIIKVMLYKRRVEGNNSKNNLALQMVNRVLKSGIYADYLLVDSWYAKPNFIYEIKEKDLDVIARLSKSNRIWQFIGKYKTLERLYTRVKSHKSSKLGNYNSIKYSYA
- the ftsA gene encoding cell division protein FtsA — protein: MKETILAVDMGSSNITSVIATNNNKQVDIINISSTQSLGIKKGTIVDIEDLFLALKNSVETVKKDNSIEINKTVVSLCGKDSLNIKSSGKINIPDRLVTNREINQLLQICMYNASIPYDYEMIQLIPKLFIIDGVQTVNPLSQAGNNLEVYVNIIVVKKNLLANVKNMFQRLDIFNVNFVLKSYSSLFSLTNLKQRMRGIAVLDLGSQTSEIIAIKGATFLFNDFIAIGSQNITNDLVMMLNISSSDAENIKLQYSNLLTNYNELDNKDCTLKVESNIDSINLSNIQTIVHARVEELLVILKNKLKNSGCISDLEEGIIITGGLSKLKGIKELANKIFEGIPIVIQNPIEDKNSFNDLDESIISSSIGSINYIVNFDDRIELDSNKSLLINRSIQNNNNQQQEKPKPPKEEMILTPLQPKGVSKLKDLYKRFVEIF
- a CDS encoding PcfJ domain-containing protein, producing MNTLSWHLNLNINSVRNLFSQIELPYEIDCYVCSCGHNEIIIKEQKGILDYICLHCENEFFCNANFYNNNHSWYEPIYELFDEDFILYLKPNVYYDENNKIIRAAFQIKVPKTVDLASNKIIYTDKDIFELEIDQFGNYKEQLHTNFNLNGELTEKEIMFYKYVSQEDLINRNFYLTEYKKSILKELKNCKYAFNSKVALKTSNLKEYCYFIKHNNLLDLEFFKWKNVEILPKDEKFTILKALDFVMNYRKEKSLKKLVFDNYKFQMKEYKSYDLVYIYSITRNIKDINILNRMMNLDFYLHREYINHPTNLCQFIKFLTKNFSEKQIEKLFISYKQAEMFWLNDSVLIFFEIANDAEDLVLSKCKKENIHNDIIKYHQMLLTKKDFDTTFEFDDKFLKACTNILDYEIKLPTNGIELYDWSNKLQNCLSGYCRIIKEKQTIVYGFFKDSVIKFAVEIQDNKIFQSKSKYNQDLQDKEMSLVNGWFKEYFEEKISTENSEKDT
- a CDS encoding MYG1 family protein yields the protein MKKLIATHNKIFHADEVTAIALLQIFTDYEIEVERIDHDTNDFSKYDFVIDISKKYDGIKYFDHHQFKGGKSSAGLIWEYLDLSEKYPKISKLIDLVDRNDVGIEKAKPFEFSSLIKCYNTRNLLSEEQNQQFYRAVDFAKNVILSMKDMEEGMIKAKDIINSSFSFNHNPKIIELSEFTPYWTSYINGTTMPFIKAVVWEDEDDNTWKVKVPSKTVGSFELNGKALKQDNNMEFVHSNGHFAIAKDEITMIKYLSKNI
- a CDS encoding WYL domain-containing protein, with amino-acid sequence MEYKYNIEDFKNIDFGETNEQEEKILEFCTTLKTTKEIFDYLNIDDDLDSFQMTIDEMVDYGLLLERFPNKPDHPKQKYKRNKSVKEETKQTRRVLELINRFNNGEKICIEGLQKAAQDAYDYNGSELDKLWFNESTKNKMGIPQPMSEKSIRRDLDIIKSHFPRAFELITTEKGCYKSLGKKMFDNFLNPEALSLMIQTFTIAQRSNMFDSFDISEEDKAILNKKAKEKNKIYEFKNRPFEHIEKDMEYFHIIEKNIKDRKTLYFEYEEMSGNVMKIEVKPYKILFMNDNFYVGCAVDNEYLYSTYRISRILDIKELGKRFILDPEIEQFIKDSQTPFSRYVKGYKSKMIDVIIEVVSKKAFYFSSKNYLSSQEIIEKKENGNLLIKYSVTQEIEVVELIKKWIPYVKVIEPLSLKNSIENELKEYLKV
- a CDS encoding response regulator, with the protein product MNNEILIHNDNISKSVSREFESQNIIHFDYLSSDYNKLDDYISKVIVEDLKTKNFNMIFIKDNLSLNYLELYGLRVAYHIRLSQELGEKKFIPIVILSDLNTCGLNKIEPMSRITFTKNVYVEPNNLLIIEKYKNKTFSKFNEINYKKDFLDLINIESPENSTNHSIANEWAIYKWAKELGITDSQSINNTIAKISNHLYFKYLQQLHQIEDDINILEEKKQVKCPPSLKIVKQKATSEKKIMIIDDELDKGWEDIFEEYFKKKRNFTISKDLPFEFKNKNYEDIEENIINIIFEEKPDLIILDMRLVVIDHKKETNPEDISGIKLLNKIKCTSLDTKLNPGIQVVMLSATTRSDILEQAYKENKIVGYIQKDHMENRFFSTKENIEKLSELLINAEKNFYMKNIWSTQKEILNFNIIKRSSDEYMISIKLQVESIFNLLNSNLEKKINLVILSFYNIIEFLIKYYGGTHGSGFSQIKDICNDKLGIHTLDTSLSEIICTRNYKAHGEDETEIQKYCQKNTIKDPNNTYIIKWFEAIKEILKEINKKESK